GCGGCGTGGAGCCGATCGACCCCGTCGGCGAAGCTCGACGCGCCGGGCGGGAGCCGGACGAGGCGGCGGAAGAGCTCGATCATGGCTCCGTCCCGCCGCCGTCGAGAAGACGATCGATCGCCCGCTCGATCGGCATCTCCGCGAGCCCCGCGTCACGATCGATCCAGCGCCAGCGATCGAGCTCCGCGCGCTGCGCCGACGCGATCTGCCGGCCGCGGTCGCCATCGAGGATCGGCGTCGTCTCGAGGCTCCCGATCGTCGCCGGCGCGGGTCGTGGTGTCTCCGCCGTCGCGCGCGGGAGGAGCGCCCACGCGACGCCGAGGGAGGCGAAGAACACGAGCGCGCTGCCGAGCGCGATCCTCGCGATCGGTCGCGTGGCGACGTGGTCGGGGTCGTGGGGCTCGTGCGTGCTCATGGCGCCTCGTAGCGGAGGGCGGCGGCGAGGCCGGCGGGAGCGGGGAGCGTGGCGGCGACGTTCGCGCCGTAGGCCCAGGCGAGCCCGCCCGCGGCGAGGAACGGGAACGCGTCGAGCCACGAGAGATCGCCGCCGGCGGAGGGGAGGATGAGCCACGCGAAGTCGAGCGCCTCGCCCGCGAGGACGAACGCGCCGACCGCGGCGAGGACGGCGCGCGAGCGCTTGGCCGCGCGTGGAAGGAGGGCGAGGAACGGCACGACGAAGCGCGCTCCGAGGATCGTGTCGGCCGCGGTCCAGGTCCCGCTCGCGCGCGCCCGATAGAAGCCGACCTCGCGCGGCAGGTTCGGGAGCCAGACGAGGAGGAGGTGGAAGAACGCGAGGTAGGCCCAGACGAGCAACGCGCAGAGGAGGAGGCGGCCGAGGGCGTGGTCGTGCTCGGCGGTGCCGCGCGCGGTGACGGCGGCGATCGCGAGGGCAGCGACGAGGCCGCCGGCGAAGACGTAGAGGCCGAACGCGTTCGAGATCCAGCCGGGCTCGAGCGCGTGAAAGAGCTCGAACGCCGCCGCCGTCAGGGTGAAGGCGAGGACGATGAGCCCGGGGGCCGCGATCTTGCTCGCGGCCGCGCGCGGGGCGATCGCGCCGAGGGCGGCCCAGGCGAGGATGCACGGCGCGACGCGGAGGACGACCAGCGGCGTGCCCCGCGCGACGGGAGCGAGGAGGATCGGCGCGAAGAAGAGCGGCGCGAGGACGAGCGTGCGCGCCGTCGCGACGAACGGCGCACGGACGGCGAGCCACCACCGCGCGTTCACGAGATGGAACGCGAAGACGAGGACGAGCGCGCCGATCCCGGTCGCGGCGACGAACGACGCCGCCGCGACCCACGCGAGCAGCGCCCGCCGCGCATCGTACGCGGCATACCCGACCGTCGCACCGACCGCGCCGAGCCCAACCACGAGCGCCACGACGACGTCGCGCCTCATCGCGACGCCTCCGGTGGCGGCGCGAGCGCGCTCGTGCGCCCGCGATGGAGCAGTTGCGCGAGGACGTCGTGCCTCATCGCGGCCCCGGAAGCGGCGCGAGGGCGCTGGCGTGTGTGCGGCGGAGTTGGAGCGCGTGTACGTAGGCTGCGATGGCCCAGCGTTCGCGGTGGGAGAGGTGGGCGGCGAGGGAGGGCATGAGGCCGTAGCCCGACGTGGTCACCTCGAAGACGCGCTCCTCCGTGAAGGTGGGATCGCCCACGAGCGAGGGCGGGCGCCGGAGCTCCATCTTCTCTGCGACGTAGCTTCGGCCGTCGCCCGCGACGCCGTGGCAGAGCGCGCACGCGACGTCGTAGCGCGCGCGGCCGAGGAGCACGAGCTCGCGATCGAGCGGCGGGCGCTCGTCGTCCGTGTCGTCGTCGCGTGGCACGGTGCCGGCGACGGGAGCGCGCATCACCTTGCCGTCCGGGAAGGCCGGCGTCGCCGCGAACGGATCCCCGCGCCGCTGCGCGAGCATGCGCGCGAGCGTCGGATCGGGCTCGCGCTCGCACGCGGCGAGCACGAAGGCGAGCGTGAGCATCGCGCTCCCCACGAGGAACCTCCTCACGATGCACCTCCGAGCCCATGAAGACCCACCGCTCCCGCGAGCGCGGCGCGGAGGGCGGGCTCCTCGTCGCGGGCGACGTCCTCGATCCGGAGCCAGAACCGATCGATCGTGCTGCGCTCGAAGCCGGGGAGATCGAAGACCTCGTCGTGGAGGCGCGGCAGGCGGGAGCCGAGGAGCACCGCCGCGAACGCGACGGCGGCGGCGCAGAGGACCGCGGTCTCGAAGACGATCGGGACGTAGGTCGGCCACGACGCGTGCGGGCGGCCGCCGACGTCGAGCGGGTAGTCCCACGCGTTCGTCCACCACTGGATCGCGAGCGCGAGCGTCGCGCCGCCGCCGCCGGCGAGGAAGACGAGGAGCGGGAGGCGCGGCCGCGGGCGCGCGAGGGCCTCGTCGAGCTCCTCGAGCGGGAACGGCGTGTACGCCTCGACGCGCCCGTAGCCGAGCGCGCGCACGCGCCGCGCGGCGAGGACGACCGCGTCCGGCGTCGTGAACTCGGCCGCGACGGTCTCGAGCGTCTCAACCATCTCAACCATCGCGCTCCCTCGCGAGCTCGTGCTGCAGGTGCTTCATCTCCGCGATCGGGACGAGCGGGACGTAGCGAAGGAAGAGGAGGAAGAGGAACGCGAAGAAGCTGATCGTCCCGCCGAGGAGCGCGAGGTCGACCACCGTCGGCGTGAACGTGCGCCACGACGACGGGAGGAAATCGCGGCTCTGCGACGAGACGACGAGCATGTAGCGCTCGGTCCACATCCCGGCCTGCACCGCGAGCGAGAGCGCGAAGAGGAGCCACGGGCTCGTGCGGGCGCGGCGCGACCAGAGCAGCTGCGGCGCGACGCAGTTGCACGCGATCGTCGTCCAGTAGAGCGGCGCGAAGGCGCCGAGCGGCCGCGCCTCGAGGTAGACGTAGCGCTCGAACGGATCGTCGGAGCGCCACGCCGCGTACGTCTCGGCCGCGTAGCTGTAGAGGACGATCCACGACGTCAGGAGCAGCATCTTCGCGATGTTGTCGAGGTGCCGGCCGGTGACGACGTGCTCGAGGCGGTAGAGGCGCCGCACCGGCACGAGGAGCGTCACCACCATCGCGAAGCCGGAGAGGATCGCGCCGGCGACGAAGTACGGCGGGAAGACCGTGGCGTGCCACCCCGGCAGGTTGGCGGTCGCGAAGTCGCTCGCGACGATGCTGTGGACCGAGACGACGAGCGGCGTCGCGAGGCCGGCGAGGAGCCCGTAGCCGATCCGCCACCGCCGCCACGCCGCGGCGGAGCCGCTCCAGCCGAGGGCGAAGACGGCATAGACGCGGCGGCGGCGCAGCGTCGGCGCGCGATCGCGGAGGGTGGCGAGATCGGGGACGAGGCCGAGGTACCAGAAGAGGAGGGAGACGAGGAGGTACGTCGCGACCGCGACGACGTCCCACGTGAGCGGGCTCCGGAACTGAGGCCACATATCCATCGTCGCGGGATAGGGCATTAGCCAATAAAAGAACCAAGGGCGGCCCATGTGGAGGAGCGGAAAGAGCCCCGCCTGCGCGACGGCGAAGAGCGTCATCGCCTCCGCAAATCGATTGATCGACGAGCGCCATTTCTGCTCGAGCAAGAGCAGAAATGCCGAGATGAACGTCCCGGCGTGGCCGATGCCGATCCACCAAACGAAGTTGGTAATCCCGAACGCCCAGACGTTGGGGACGTTGTTGCCCCAGACGCCGATGCCGGTCGTGACCGTATATGCGATCGCGGCGAAGAGCCCGAGCGTGCCGGCGAAGGTGACGGCGAGCGCGGCGACCGTCCAGCGCGGCGGCGCGAGGACGCCGCGGAGGAGGTCGTCCGTGAGCTCGCCCTCCGGGCGCACCTTCGCGAGGACGGCGGCGCTCATCCGAGCTCCGGGTTCGGGTTCCTGATCTTGGCGAGGTAGCGCACGCGCGGCTCGGTGCCGAGCTCCTCGAGCGCGGCGTAGGCGCGATCGCTCGCGGCGAGGCGCGCGACCGGGGCGCGTTCGTCCTCGAGGTCGCCGAAGACGATCGCCTCCGCGGGGCAGGCCTGCTGGCACGCCGTGAGCGGCGCGGCGGGCGCGTGCGCGCGGAGGCGCTGGACACAGAAGGTGCATTTCTCGATCACGCCGCGCTCGCGCACCGTGACGTCGGGGTTGTGCGCGAGCTCCTCCGTCTTCGTCTCGGCCCGGTGGTAGTCGAACCAGTTGAAGCGCCGGACCTTGTACGGGCAGTTGTTCGAGCAGAACCGCGTGCCGACGCAGCGGTTGTAGGTCATCTCGTTGATGCCGTCGGGGCTGTGCGTCGTCGCCCCGACCGGACAGACGTACTCGCAGGGCGCCTTCTCGCAGTGCTGGCACAGCATCGGCTGCGCGATGAGCTCGTCGCCCGCGACGTAGCGATCGATGCGGAGCCAGTGCATCACGCGCCCGCGCAGCACCTCCTCCGCGCCGACGGAGGGCACGTTGTTCTCGGCCTGGCACGCCACCGTGCACACGCCGCAGCCGATGCAGCGCGAGAGGTCGATCACCATCCCCCACTGCGGGCCTTCGTGCCGCGGCGGCTGGTAGAGCGTGAGCGCGCGGCGACGCGGGGGCGGCTTCCGCGCGCGCTCCTCCGCGAGCGTGCGGTGCTGCGCGATGTGCTCGCCCCTCCCGGCGAGGTCGTGATGGAGCTGCACGAGCGGGAGCGGGACGCGCGCGCCGGTCTTCGTCACGACGAGGCCCGTGCCCGCGCCGATCGCGGCGGCGTCCACGCCGTGGCCGCGTCCCCAGCCGAGGTTGAGGCCGACGACGTCGTCGGCCTGGCCCGCGACGACGAGGGCGGGGGCGCGGACCACCCGCGCGTGCCCGCCCTCGCGTCCGAGCTCGACCTCGTCGCCGTCGGCGAGGCCGAGCCGCGCCGCCGCCGCCGGCGAGAACGTCGCCGCGTTCGTCCACGTCAGCGTCGTGACCGGCTGCGGCAGCTCGAGGAGCCACGCGTTGTCGGCGAAGCGCCCGTCGTGGAGGCGTGGATCGAGCGGCGTCACGAGCTCGATCCCGGGCGCCGGCGCGCGCGCCTCCGCTCTCGCGCGCGCGACGACGGCGGACGGATCGAGCTCCGGCGTCACGGTCGCGAGCGCGCTGCCGTCGACGACGCCGCGCCGGAGCGCCCGCCGCCACGCGCGATCGTCGGCGAAGCGCCCGCGCACGAGTGCGTACGCGCCCGCGCCGCCCGCGAAGAGCGCGAGGACGTCGAGCGTGGTGCGCCCGCCGAAGAGCGGCGCGATCAGCGGCTGGACCACGCTCGTCGTCCCGTCGAACGCGCGCGCGTCGCCCCACGACTCGAGCGGATGCGCCTCCGCGAGCGTGACGGTCGCCCCCGCCGCGGGGTAGAGCGAGAGGCACGCGGTCCGCGGCGCGGTGAGCGAGAGGCGCGATGGATCGACCCCACAATGGACGACCGTGCTGGCGCCGCCGGCGGGCGCGTCGTGGCTCTTCTCGCCCGCGTCGAGGATCGGCGACGGCGCGTACGTCACCGTGCTCGCCACGTTTCCGAGGAACGCGTTCAGCGCGTGCGCGACCGCGTGCACGAGGGCAGGCTGATCGTCGCCCGCGATCACGGCGGAGCGCCCGCGACGGGCGAGGAGGTCGCGCGCGATCGCGCGGAGCTCCGGCGTCGGCGCGACCGGCGCCGGGCCGAGCCCGACGAGGCCGGCGAGATCGAGCGCGCGCGCGAGGACGTCCACCGCGCGCACGCGGACGCGGTGATCGGCGACGCTGCTCGTGATCGTCACGAGCGGTCCCAGCGCGTAGAGCCGGCTCGGATCGGCGGAGCCGCGGCGCGCGGCGAGATCGCGCGCGAGGCGGAGCCGCTGCGGACCGCGGCCGAGGAAATCCGCGTCGAGCGCGACGACGACATCGGCGCGGCGGAGGTCGTAGCGCGGCTCGAGCACGCGCCCGAAGGCGACGCGCGCCCCCTCCCACGCCGCGCGCGGTGAGCCGATGGAGTGGAACGCGACGCGCACGTCGGGGCGCCGCGAGCGGATCGCGTCGACGAGCGCGGCGACGGACGGCGACGACGTTGGCTCGAGCACGAGCGTGACGTCGCGCGCGGCGCGGAGCTCGGCGGCGGCGCGGTCCCAGCCGTCACCGCGCGCGCGGCGCGGATCGTAGAGCGATCGGATCGCCGCTTGCTCGAACGCGCTCGTCGCGCCGAGCGAGGCCGGGTGATCGGGGTTGCCCTCGACCTTCGTCGGCCGTCCTTCGTGGCTCTCGACCAGCGTGCCGGTCGCGTAGCCGTCGAGCACCGACGCCGTCGCGTAGTAGCGCGGCTTCCCCGGCGTCACCTCCGGCGGCCGCTGCGCGTAAGGCAGGATCTCCTCGCGCGGCGCGCGTGTGCACGCCGCGAGCGCGAAGCTCGATCCGAGCCAGCCGAGGAGCTCGCGGCGCGCGATCATCGGTGGCACGTCGAGCAGTGGACGAGGGACCGCACCGGCGCGGCGGGCTCGCTCGTCTCGTCCCGCTCCCAGTCCATGTCCGTGATTCGATCGAGCGGGCGGAGCTCGGGCTTCGGATCGCGATGGCAGTCGAGGCAGAAGTCCATCGTCAGCGCGCGCGCGGCGAAGACCTGACCCATGCGATCGACGCGCCCGTGGCACGTGACGCAGCCGACACCTTGGGTCGTATGCGCGGCGTGATCGAAGAAGACGAAGTCGGGGAGGGCATTCGTTCGTTGCCAGCGGAGCGGCGTGTCGGTGAGCGCGCTCGCGCGCACGGAAGCGAGCTCGGGGCTGTCGGTCCAGATCTGGGCGTGGCAGCCCATGCAGAGCGACGTCGCAGGCACGCCGGCGACCGGTGCACGCAGCGCGCCATCGTGGCAGTAGACGCAGTCGATCGCGGCGTCGCGGACGTGGTGGCGGTGGTCGAACTTCACCGGCTGCGTCGCCGGCTCGCCCGCGCCGGTCGCGTAGGGCGTGCGCGCCCACACGATCGCCGCCGCCGGCGCGCCGGCGAACGAACAAGAGAGCGCCGCGATCGCGACCCAGTAGACCGAGTTCGCGGACGCCGGGAAGAGGTTCACCGCGCCATCACCGCGCCGTCACGCTTCGGCGCGCCGTTCGCTCCCCCGGTTGCGGTCGTGCTCGCCGACGCGGCGCGGCGCCTGCGAATACTGCGGGCAGTCGTCGCTCGGCAGGAGCTTCGGGTCGGCGCCGTCGCTGCTCTTCGCCATGCGCTTGATCGCCGCGTAGCGGACGAGGCCGGAGGCCTCCTTCGCCGCGACGTAGACGCCGGCGGCGGCGACGCCGTAACCGAGGAACCTCGCCGCCTTTACGATCAACCGAGCTGTTGCACGTTTCATCGAACCGTCTCCTCTGTTTGTTTCCTGCGGATTGCCTCCGCGATCATCCGAGCGGCCGCGGGAATGGCGCGCTCCACGTCGCTCGTCATCCCCATCTCCGCGCGCGGCTCCTCCACCTCGCAGCCGAGGACGAGCACGGGCGGGAGCTCCGCGCCGAGCGACTTCGCCGTGAGCATCACGGAGTAGAGGTCCATCCCATGCGCGTCGCGTGCGCCCCGGGCGACGTCGCCCTCTTCGCGCGCCGGCTCGATCAGGTGGAGCGTGCCCGGCGCGCCGCGGGAGGGGATCACGTCGACCGCGATGAGGAGGTCGTAGCCGTCGACGAGGTCGTAGGCGAGGTGGAGCCCGCGGATCCCGACGTCGCGCACGACGACGTGGGCGTCCTCCGCGAGCCCGGCGCCGCTCTGTCGAAGGTGCTGCGCGACGGCGACGCCGAACCCGTCGTCTCCGAAGAACACGTTGCCGATCCCGGCGACGAGGACGCGCATCGTCATGACGCGACCTCGAGCGGCTCGATCTCGTCGGTGTAAAACCAGAGGTAGCGTCCGAACCAGCGGTTCATCTCGGCGGCGGGATCCTCGTCGACGATCACCGCGATCCAGCCGTTGCCCTCGAAGTCCTCGCGCACGTCCTCCACCGTCGCGACGCGACCGTCGACGAACATGTCTTGCGCGTCGCTCCGGCGCCGCTTCGCGCCGAGGCGGATGCGGACGCGGCTCCCGCGAGCGACGCTCGTGCCCGCGACGCGGAGCGATCGGATCGCGCCGTGGAGGCGGTTCATGTCGTCGGCGGAGATGTCGTCCGACCGCGCGACGAGCGCGGCGGCGCGGGGATCGGTCGCGCGCGCCTGCCGCTTCTCGTCCTCCGTCAGCGTCATCGTGCGGAGGGTGAGCATCTCGTCCATCTCCGTCGCGTCGAAGAAGTCGCCCTTCGACTCCGGCGCGATCGCGGGCCAGTCGTAGAGGATGATCGGGGAGCCGAGGACGGTGCTGCGATCGCCGGGGCGGCCGACGAGGACGGGGAACGCGCGCTCGTTCGCGCAGCTCTCCGCCGCCGCGCGCGCGTGCTCGGGCGGCTCGAGGAGCGACACGAGCGCGCCGTGCTCGACGTGGAGGAGGACATGCGCGCCGACGAGGGACGCGCGGAGGGCGCGATCGCGATCGAGGCTCGGATCGTCGTAGGGCGTCACGTTCGCGACGTGGACGTGGAGCTTCCACACGTCCGCGCCGGCGCGCGCGCTCTGGAGCGAGAGCTCGCCGCGGAGCCGCTCCGTCCGCCGAACGACGCGCCCGGCGACGGCGCCCGCGCCGTCCAGCACCGTCTCCGTCGTCGTCTCCGCCTCCCAGCCGAAGGCGAGGCGCGCGCGATCGCCGGGCGGGAGCGCGAAGTCGACCTCGCGCTCGATCGCCTCGTCCCACGCGAGGTGGAGCGCGGCCCCGACGTCGAGCTCGTCGGCGTCGACGAAGCGCGCGCCGTCCCAGCGCTCGACGGAGCGGCGGCGGAGCTGGAGGAAGCGGACCTTGCCGCGCACCGCCAGCTCGGCGCCGCCCACCGCGGGGACCTCCACCGTCATCGACGACGCCTCGGCCCCGCCCGCGCGCGTGAAGCCCTCCGGCGCGACGACGCCGAACTGGAAGCGGAAGCGGTTCTTCCGCGACGACGCGCGGTACGGGTAGAGGATGAGGCCCTCGTAGAGGACCGTGTCGGCGACGCGCCGTGCGTCTTCGAAGCTCACGAGAGGGCCTCCTTCCGTCTCCGCTCCTTGATCGCCTCGGCGCCGAGGAGCTCGCGCATCACCGCGTCCCAGGTCGGGAGCGCGCGCGACGACTTGAACGTCACGAGGGCGTCGAGGACGTCGCGCCCGAGCCGCAGCCATCCTTGCTGCGGGAAGAACGCGTCCATCGTCGCGCGCCACGTCGCGACGGGGAGATCGAACGCGGCCTCGCGGTCCCACGGCAGCATCGACACCGAGAAGCCGCGCTCGCTCGCGACGAACACGGTGCCGCGGAAGAGGAAGCGCACGGGGACCGCGCCGTCGCGCATCGCGTGGAGGTACTTGCTCGCCGCGACGTCGAGGTCGTACGTGCACGGCACCGCGACGTCGATCTCGGTGCTCCCCTCGAAGGCCGGCACCATGCGCGCGACGTCGGCCCAGTGGAGCGGGCGCAGCGTCTGCCCCCAACGCCCCGGCTCGCCGAAGACCTCGCCGAGCGCGTGCTGCTCGTCGGGATCGTGCCGGCGACGCGCGGGCTCGAGCCGGAGCTGGGCCTGGAGCGCGATCGCGTGGATGTGCGCGCCGGACGGCTCCTCGATCCGGAGCCCGAACACGATCGTCGGCGCGGCCGCGTGCGGATCCGCGCGCGCGCCGGTCACGCGGAACCCGATCATGACGCCTCCGGGGCGAGGACCGCCGCGTGATCGCGGAGCGCGGCGAGGTGCTCGGCGACGGCGGCGCGTCCCTCGTCGCCGCCGTCGAGGCCGCGCCAGCGACGGCGCACGCGGCCGACGAGCGCGTAGCACGCGTGGATCGGGACGAGCACGCAGTCGCCGCCGTTCCCGTCAGGGCCCGCGTCGAAGCTCACGAGGAGCGCCTCGACGTCGTCCTCGAGCACGCGCGCGAGCGGCGTGCGCGCGGCGATCGCCTCCCACGTCTCGAGCGGGAGCAACGACTCCACCGGTCCGGCCGGGCTCGGGTACGCCGCCGTCCATCCGCCCGCAGCGGTGCTGCGGAAGAAGAAGGCGATCCCGACCGGGATCCCGAGCGCCTCCCACTCGTGATGCTCGAGGCGGAACGACGGATCGCGGAGGTGACGTTCCGGGACCGCGCGCCACCGCGTCCGCGCCGGATGTCCGTCGTTCGTGGGGGACGGCGGGCGCGCGAAGAGGAGCGCGCACGGCCGGCACGCGCAGGCGAGCGCGCGCCGATCGACGTCGGCGAGGTGAGCGTGATCGCGATCGAGCGGCGCGCCGCAGAGCTCGCAGCCGTGCGCGGAGCGTGAAACGTGCCGCCGCGTGACGAAGGGCTGGAGCGCGCCGAAGAGCGTCATCGCGCGACCTCTTCACCGTCCGCTTGCGGCGGGCGCTTTCGGTGGAGCTGGACGAGGTCGCGCCCCGGCGAGGCCGCGAACGCGCCGTCGCGCGTGATCTCGACGCGCTCGAGGTCGGGCGCGGCGTCCTCGATCGCGCGCCGGAGGGCCGCCTCGAGGCCGGCGCCGCCGAGCGGGCTGCTCCGCCAGTCGCCGGTGACGCGGACCGCGAGGACGCCGTGCGCGACGAGCCCGTGCTCGATCCTGCCGCTCGAGACCTCCGCCCCCGCGGCGCGCCGCACGTGCTCGATCGCGCGCGCGACGCGCTCTTCGAGCGGCACGGGATGGAGCCCGTGGAGGAGGAGCACGCTCGCGACGACGGGATCGTCGGAGAGGCGCGCGCGGGCGTCGTCGTCGAGCGGTCCCTTCTCCGCGAGCGCGCCGAGGGTGCGCGCGAACGCCTCGCCGTACACGCTCGTGAGCGCCGCGACGAGCTCCTGGACGCGCGCCCACGCCGCCGGTGCGATCGACGCTCGAAGGTCGGCGAGGAGCTGCTCGATCCGCTCGCTCG
The Labilithrix sp. genome window above contains:
- a CDS encoding cytochrome c encodes the protein MRRFLVGSAMLTLAFVLAACEREPDPTLARMLAQRRGDPFAATPAFPDGKVMRAPVAGTVPRDDDTDDERPPLDRELVLLGRARYDVACALCHGVAGDGRSYVAEKMELRRPPSLVGDPTFTEERVFEVTTSGYGLMPSLAAHLSHRERWAIAAYVHALQLRRTHASALAPLPGPR
- a CDS encoding DUF3341 domain-containing protein → MVEMVETLETVAAEFTTPDAVVLAARRVRALGYGRVEAYTPFPLEELDEALARPRPRLPLLVFLAGGGGATLALAIQWWTNAWDYPLDVGGRPHASWPTYVPIVFETAVLCAAAVAFAAVLLGSRLPRLHDEVFDLPGFERSTIDRFWLRIEDVARDEEPALRAALAGAVGLHGLGGAS
- the nrfD gene encoding polysulfide reductase NrfD, which produces MSAAVLAKVRPEGELTDDLLRGVLAPPRWTVAALAVTFAGTLGLFAAIAYTVTTGIGVWGNNVPNVWAFGITNFVWWIGIGHAGTFISAFLLLLEQKWRSSINRFAEAMTLFAVAQAGLFPLLHMGRPWFFYWLMPYPATMDMWPQFRSPLTWDVVAVATYLLVSLLFWYLGLVPDLATLRDRAPTLRRRRVYAVFALGWSGSAAAWRRWRIGYGLLAGLATPLVVSVHSIVASDFATANLPGWHATVFPPYFVAGAILSGFAMVVTLLVPVRRLYRLEHVVTGRHLDNIAKMLLLTSWIVLYSYAAETYAAWRSDDPFERYVYLEARPLGAFAPLYWTTIACNCVAPQLLWSRRARTSPWLLFALSLAVQAGMWTERYMLVVSSQSRDFLPSSWRTFTPTVVDLALLGGTISFFAFLFLLFLRYVPLVPIAEMKHLQHELARERDG
- a CDS encoding 4Fe-4S dicluster domain-containing protein, which produces MIARRELLGWLGSSFALAACTRAPREEILPYAQRPPEVTPGKPRYYATASVLDGYATGTLVESHEGRPTKVEGNPDHPASLGATSAFEQAAIRSLYDPRRARGDGWDRAAAELRAARDVTLVLEPTSSPSVAALVDAIRSRRPDVRVAFHSIGSPRAAWEGARVAFGRVLEPRYDLRRADVVVALDADFLGRGPQRLRLARDLAARRGSADPSRLYALGPLVTITSSVADHRVRVRAVDVLARALDLAGLVGLGPAPVAPTPELRAIARDLLARRGRSAVIAGDDQPALVHAVAHALNAFLGNVASTVTYAPSPILDAGEKSHDAPAGGASTVVHCGVDPSRLSLTAPRTACLSLYPAAGATVTLAEAHPLESWGDARAFDGTTSVVQPLIAPLFGGRTTLDVLALFAGGAGAYALVRGRFADDRAWRRALRRGVVDGSALATVTPELDPSAVVARARAEARAPAPGIELVTPLDPRLHDGRFADNAWLLELPQPVTTLTWTNAATFSPAAAARLGLADGDEVELGREGGHARVVRAPALVVAGQADDVVGLNLGWGRGHGVDAAAIGAGTGLVVTKTGARVPLPLVQLHHDLAGRGEHIAQHRTLAEERARKPPPRRRALTLYQPPRHEGPQWGMVIDLSRCIGCGVCTVACQAENNVPSVGAEEVLRGRVMHWLRIDRYVAGDELIAQPMLCQHCEKAPCEYVCPVGATTHSPDGINEMTYNRCVGTRFCSNNCPYKVRRFNWFDYHRAETKTEELAHNPDVTVRERGVIEKCTFCVQRLRAHAPAAPLTACQQACPAEAIVFGDLEDERAPVARLAASDRAYAALEELGTEPRVRYLAKIRNPNPELG
- a CDS encoding cytochrome c3 family protein; the protein is MNLFPASANSVYWVAIAALSCSFAGAPAAAIVWARTPYATGAGEPATQPVKFDHRHHVRDAAIDCVYCHDGALRAPVAGVPATSLCMGCHAQIWTDSPELASVRASALTDTPLRWQRTNALPDFVFFDHAAHTTQGVGCVTCHGRVDRMGQVFAARALTMDFCLDCHRDPKPELRPLDRITDMDWERDETSEPAAPVRSLVHCSTCHR
- a CDS encoding hydrogenase maturation protease; this encodes MTMRVLVAGIGNVFFGDDGFGVAVAQHLRQSGAGLAEDAHVVVRDVGIRGLHLAYDLVDGYDLLIAVDVIPSRGAPGTLHLIEPAREEGDVARGARDAHGMDLYSVMLTAKSLGAELPPVLVLGCEVEEPRAEMGMTSDVERAIPAAARMIAEAIRRKQTEETVR